The Micromonospora sp. NBC_01740 genome includes a window with the following:
- a CDS encoding cupin-like domain-containing protein has product MTFDEFMAVGPGGLFKADVPVVIALPPDVQGLGRDGVASRLADMTVTLFTEPGDKNHPGRWETRDIKLRDFFADERHLTTPGTWHRVVSNIRNSPADVNAVIGFDADRFFGYGDTLYAANLWISHRGVFTKNHFDEFENFNIALEGRKRFIIAPPGSREYYPRSVLRGFGDKSQVFDLDNVDLARFPRVAPKLAQRRDFVLEPGHMLYLPLGWWHQAESLDEMNINVNFWLKSKKILRRPHALGVALYTYAYRRVKGVYSYKPTEVNS; this is encoded by the coding sequence ATGACCTTCGACGAGTTCATGGCCGTCGGCCCCGGCGGCCTCTTCAAGGCCGACGTGCCCGTGGTGATCGCGCTGCCGCCCGACGTGCAGGGGCTCGGCCGCGACGGCGTGGCGAGCCGGCTGGCCGACATGACCGTCACCCTGTTCACCGAGCCGGGCGACAAGAACCACCCGGGGCGCTGGGAGACCCGCGACATCAAGCTCCGCGACTTCTTCGCCGACGAGCGCCACCTGACGACCCCGGGCACGTGGCACCGGGTGGTGTCGAACATCCGCAACAGCCCGGCCGACGTGAACGCCGTCATCGGCTTCGACGCGGACAGGTTCTTCGGCTACGGCGACACGCTGTACGCGGCGAACCTGTGGATCAGCCACCGCGGCGTGTTCACCAAGAACCACTTCGACGAGTTCGAGAACTTCAACATCGCGCTGGAGGGCCGCAAGCGGTTCATCATCGCCCCGCCCGGTTCCCGCGAGTATTATCCGCGCTCGGTGCTGCGCGGGTTCGGGGACAAGTCCCAGGTCTTCGACCTGGACAACGTCGACCTGGCGCGCTTCCCGAGGGTGGCGCCCAAGCTGGCCCAGCGCCGTGACTTCGTCCTCGAACCGGGCCACATGCTCTACCTGCCGCTCGGCTGGTGGCACCAGGCCGAGTCGCTGGACGAGATGAACATCAACGTCAATTTCTGGCTGAAGTCGAAGAAGATCCTCCGCAGGCCGCACGCGCTCGGCGTCGCGCTGTACACGTACGCCTACCGGAGGGTCAAGGGTGTCTACAGCTACAAGCCCACCGAGGTGAACTCCTGA
- a CDS encoding HpcH/HpaI aldolase/citrate lyase family protein, whose product MTGAARAIPRSILYTPALSLDRVVKAWSYDADVHLIDLEDSVPAAEKPAARTVCRAALEKAPRPENVAVRINQLGSVAAVQDLVALTECSVRPGIVMMTMVTSAAEVALLRQILASADAHPEIYVTVETVEAVTEIDAIAGASDGLVLGSADLAATLGVEITWEAMLAARQAMALACARHGTACIDTANFRLAEPAVLAQETARVRALGFHGKATVHPGELDEINRVLRPQADDLRLARRVADAVRAANGGIAVLDGNMVGPPFARMARATVSREDAWAARFGTDGAAG is encoded by the coding sequence ATGACCGGCGCCGCGCGGGCGATCCCGCGCAGCATCCTCTACACCCCGGCGCTGTCGCTGGACCGGGTCGTGAAGGCGTGGTCCTACGACGCGGACGTGCACCTGATCGACCTGGAGGACTCCGTACCGGCGGCCGAGAAGCCGGCCGCGCGCACCGTGTGCCGGGCCGCGCTGGAGAAGGCGCCCCGGCCGGAGAACGTCGCGGTGCGCATCAACCAGCTGGGCAGCGTCGCGGCGGTGCAGGACCTGGTGGCCCTCACGGAGTGTTCGGTGCGGCCCGGCATCGTCATGATGACGATGGTGACGTCGGCGGCCGAGGTGGCCCTGCTGCGGCAGATCCTGGCCAGCGCGGACGCGCACCCGGAGATCTACGTGACGGTGGAGACCGTGGAGGCGGTCACGGAGATCGACGCGATCGCCGGGGCGAGTGACGGGCTGGTCCTCGGCTCGGCCGATCTGGCCGCCACGCTCGGGGTCGAGATCACCTGGGAGGCCATGCTCGCCGCCCGGCAGGCGATGGCGCTGGCCTGCGCCCGGCACGGCACCGCCTGCATCGACACCGCCAACTTCCGGCTCGCCGAGCCGGCCGTCCTGGCGCAGGAGACCGCCCGGGTGCGGGCGCTCGGCTTCCACGGCAAGGCGACGGTGCACCCGGGCGAGCTCGACGAGATCAACCGGGTGCTGCGCCCCCAGGCCGACGACCTGCGCCTGGCGCGCAGGGTGGCCGACGCCGTACGGGCGGCCAACGGCGGGATCGCCGTGCTGGACGGCAACATGGTCGGCCCGCCGTTCGCCCGGATGGCCCGCGCCACCGTGTCGCGCGAGGACGCCTGGGCCGCCCGGTTCGGCACCGACGGAGCTGCCGGATGA
- a CDS encoding MaoC family dehydratase, producing MTLRHVQGNEYREEHGGDYEDFEPGMVIRHWPGRTISETDNTWLTLLTMNQHPLHFDEHYGAGSEYGRVLVNSGITLCLIGGMTVQALSARAVANLGWDKVRLREPVFVGDTLYATSRILDKRLSRSRPGQGIVTVETTGTKSTGETVIVFERSFMVRCRESAA from the coding sequence ATGACCTTGCGTCATGTCCAGGGCAACGAGTACCGCGAAGAGCACGGCGGGGACTACGAGGACTTCGAGCCCGGCATGGTGATCCGGCACTGGCCGGGCCGCACCATCTCCGAGACCGACAACACCTGGCTGACCCTGCTCACCATGAACCAGCACCCGCTGCACTTCGACGAGCACTACGGCGCGGGCAGCGAGTACGGGCGGGTGCTCGTCAACAGCGGGATCACCCTGTGCCTGATCGGCGGCATGACCGTGCAGGCCCTGTCGGCGCGGGCGGTGGCGAACCTCGGCTGGGACAAGGTCCGCCTGCGGGAGCCGGTGTTCGTCGGGGACACGTTGTACGCCACCAGCCGCATCCTCGACAAGCGCCTGAGCCGGTCCCGGCCCGGCCAGGGCATCGTCACGGTGGAGACGACGGGCACGAAGTCCACCGGTGAGACGGTCATCGTCTTCGAGCGTTCCTTCATGGTCCGCTGCCGGGAGAGCGCCGCCTGA
- a CDS encoding 8-amino-7-oxononanoate synthase family protein, whose product MSERKSITPTHRYRNNDKLIGVGNTFWNMSEEHGVAGIVGDLSDGVFRMADGHEFVNFTVCSYLDLDTHPKVIDGAVAALRRFGVLDHCIPRTRVQTSVLLELEESLGELFDAMVISAISTAAASTGLLPLIASGHLGNGTRPLMVFDKNAHVSMANAKPNCADETEVVTCRHHDLDYLEDMCRTYERVCYVVDGSDSLGGYAPVEELAVLQDKYNMMVFYDDSHSLSAYGERGIGYVRSHCPVRDDRTITVATLSKGFGAGGTAILLDGFPKETRRIVERFAGPLGYSQKMNAAAVGAALASAEIHRTEELTRLQGRLRANIALFDSLLATEQSGSTYPIRVVPMSDETVVEAAQRVFAAGFYTSPVFFPIVARGTAGLRVMLRAGQTEEQITRLCSVLVEAGARTADARPEPVTR is encoded by the coding sequence ATGAGCGAGCGCAAGTCCATCACCCCCACCCACCGCTACCGCAACAACGACAAGCTCATCGGTGTGGGAAACACCTTCTGGAACATGTCCGAGGAACACGGGGTCGCCGGCATCGTCGGCGACCTCTCCGACGGCGTGTTCCGGATGGCCGACGGCCACGAGTTCGTCAACTTCACCGTCTGCTCCTACCTGGACCTCGACACCCACCCCAAGGTGATCGACGGGGCCGTCGCCGCGCTGCGCCGCTTCGGCGTGCTGGACCACTGCATCCCGCGCACCCGCGTCCAGACGTCGGTGCTGCTGGAGCTGGAGGAGTCGCTGGGCGAGCTGTTCGACGCGATGGTGATCAGCGCGATCTCCACGGCGGCGGCCAGCACCGGCCTGCTGCCGCTGATCGCGTCGGGGCACCTCGGCAACGGCACCCGGCCGCTGATGGTCTTCGACAAGAACGCCCACGTGTCGATGGCCAACGCCAAGCCGAACTGCGCCGACGAGACCGAGGTCGTCACCTGCCGCCACCACGACCTCGACTACCTCGAGGACATGTGCCGCACCTACGAACGCGTCTGCTACGTCGTGGACGGCTCGGACAGCCTCGGCGGCTACGCGCCCGTCGAGGAACTGGCCGTGCTGCAGGACAAGTACAACATGATGGTCTTCTACGACGACTCGCACTCGCTGTCGGCGTACGGCGAGCGCGGCATCGGCTACGTCCGCTCGCACTGCCCGGTGCGCGACGACCGCACCATCACCGTCGCGACCCTGAGCAAGGGCTTCGGGGCGGGCGGCACGGCGATCCTGCTCGACGGCTTCCCCAAGGAGACGCGGCGGATCGTCGAACGCTTCGCGGGGCCCCTGGGCTACTCGCAGAAGATGAACGCCGCCGCCGTGGGCGCCGCGCTCGCCTCGGCGGAGATCCACCGCACCGAGGAGCTGACCCGGTTGCAGGGGCGGCTGCGGGCCAACATCGCGCTGTTCGACTCGCTGCTGGCCACCGAGCAGTCCGGCAGCACGTACCCGATCCGGGTGGTGCCGATGAGCGACGAGACCGTCGTCGAGGCGGCCCAGCGGGTCTTCGCGGCCGGGTTCTACACCTCGCCGGTGTTCTTCCCGATCGTCGCCCGCGGCACCGCCGGCCTGCGGGTCATGCTGCGCGCGGGCCAGACCGAGGAGCAGATCACCAGGCTGTGCTCCGTGCTCGTCGAGGCGGGCGCCCGCACGGCCGACGCGCGACCTGAGCCGGTGACCCGATGA
- a CDS encoding ornithine cyclodeaminase family protein produces MTGPVTVDAAQMAGTPQLVRVIDALGEMFADLVAGRTDSPARTVIEHGPQRVLLVSPAVWGRRGVGSVKITTLTPDNPGRGLPLIHGVVALTDLTTGQITALLDGAELTAVRTGAVAALATRWCAAEDAEDLAVIGAGVQARSLVRAVAAVRRIRSVRVFSRTRDRAEQFADWVRDAVPHPVHASVCDSAKAAVADAAIICTATSTSDNTPLVEADWVAPGAHVNVIGGTHPDAIELDPALLADAVAVVEDRTAALDGAGEVRAALAAGLVGVDDLHELGRLVTGEVRVGGRTSVLRTVGMAIEDTAAAVALHEGAASVA; encoded by the coding sequence ATGACCGGGCCGGTGACGGTCGACGCCGCCCAGATGGCGGGCACTCCCCAGCTGGTGCGGGTGATCGACGCGCTGGGCGAGATGTTCGCGGACCTGGTCGCCGGCCGGACCGACTCCCCGGCGCGCACCGTCATCGAGCACGGCCCCCAGCGGGTCCTGCTGGTCAGCCCCGCGGTCTGGGGGCGGCGCGGGGTGGGCAGCGTCAAGATCACCACGCTCACCCCCGACAACCCCGGGCGCGGCCTGCCGCTGATCCACGGGGTCGTCGCGCTGACGGACCTGACCACCGGGCAGATCACGGCCCTGCTCGACGGCGCGGAGCTGACCGCCGTGCGCACCGGTGCGGTCGCCGCCCTGGCGACCCGCTGGTGCGCCGCCGAGGACGCCGAGGACCTCGCGGTCATCGGGGCGGGCGTGCAGGCGCGGTCGCTGGTGCGGGCAGTCGCGGCGGTGCGCCGGATCCGCAGCGTACGGGTGTTCTCGCGGACCCGGGACCGGGCGGAGCAGTTCGCCGACTGGGTGCGCGACGCCGTGCCCCACCCCGTGCACGCGAGCGTCTGCGACAGCGCCAAGGCCGCCGTCGCCGACGCGGCGATCATCTGCACGGCGACCTCCACCAGCGACAACACGCCGCTGGTGGAGGCGGACTGGGTGGCGCCCGGGGCGCACGTCAACGTCATCGGCGGCACCCACCCGGACGCGATCGAACTCGACCCCGCACTGCTGGCCGACGCCGTGGCGGTCGTCGAGGACCGCACCGCCGCGCTGGACGGCGCCGGTGAGGTGCGCGCCGCCCTGGCCGCCGGCCTGGTCGGCGTGGACGACCTGCACGAGCTGGGCAGGCTGGTCACCGGCGAGGTGCGCGTCGGCGGGCGGACGTCCGTCCTGCGTACGGTCGGGATGGCCATCGAGGACACCGCCGCCGCCGTGGCGCTGCACGAGGGGGCGGCGTCCGTGGCGTAG